One Glycine max cultivar Williams 82 chromosome 8, Glycine_max_v4.0, whole genome shotgun sequence genomic window, aaataaaattaatattttttaaattttataggaattcaaatatattttatcctagttttaatttataaaaaatatattttatcttttaattttttgtatgaaTATTTATCCGCCAAAATTTATCCCAATAGGCCTTACTCTAAAAGTCTATCCAAATATCAAATcagatttatattttgatttgagTTGTCTATTTTCCCTTGCAGTGAGGATTTGAGTGGAAGTCACACTAAACTGTGAGAAGACATCACTTATGCAAGCGGgtacaaaacaaagaaagtctCAATCcttgatataattaatatataactttAATCTGTGatcaaatattcaattttaaatctGTGCATATTTCAAAAGAAGAAACCTCTGCAATCTTATATTAAAAGAGGTTTAAGATATCTTATTGATACAAGTGATTCATATTTAAATGTCTTAACTAAAGTTTCTTGAtggccaataaaaaaaattaaaatttatggttTAATCTTCAACTTGAACATAAATCATAACTACAGGTATTATTTTTTCCCAAAATGAATCGATTtgggaaaaataattaattagatgttaaataaaaaggcttatatctcttttttattttaaaaaaaaaaggtttaagaTGTAATACCAAAGAAAGAGActctaaataaatttcaacacttacttttgaaaattaatattctttttttataataaaaaatttaagtgaatTAGATTTCGAATTCTCCTTAGGTGgcttaaaattgaataaatatatagagattatttattaacaaatatctCACAATTGTAATGAGAATCGAAAATCAACGTTCTTTCTGAGATATGAGATATAAGTTGGTTCCTCATGGAATAGATGAGTCTTTATTGGCAGAAAAGTTAATCTATAAATATCGGCGAAGAGATATCATGTGATCCtctgttaaaaaagaaaaacaacaacaatggaAGTGTCGAATTAACCAGAGAAAAGTGAGGGGAAATGAAGAAATGTTTATGATAGGGAGTGAGAAGGTTTTGGAACGTTCGATGGATGCTAAGCGCTAATAATGATGTAGACTATGATCTATCTTTTCACTatctcctttttctcttttcctccCTCAAACACATGCCATGCTTCcccctctcttctctctcattTCCTTCACACACTCTTCCGTACACCCCGGTCCCCGCCACCACCCCCACCCACCCATCTTCTCTCTTCCACGACGATCAGTCTCTCCTTTCAATTAACTCATGTGAGTGATGACAAGCTCCTTTTTCAGAAAGGAATTGACTTTCCAAGAACTCAATGCTGTGGGCATTAGAAAGTGTCAATTTTATATGTGACTCCAACAACAAGGTATGGACATGTTGTGAGCATATTAGGCCTAAACAACCCTTCCCTTCTCAACACCACCTTTCCTTTCTCCTTCTTTGATTTCAGACTCCCCATATTTTACATGGGAATAGTAAAAAagaaacacgtacaacataccCAAATAGGCATATAGGAGACCTAAACCTATAGCACCCTCAATCAATACAAGAATATACCACACCACACACAACccgagaaaagaaaaatttgaagtGCAAACTGCTGTGCAGAGAGCAACAGTGCTAGACTGCTAGCTGTAGTAACAAGGAAAGTAAAGCCTATATGAGGGTCCATTGTGGCCACCTATGACCACCTAATTGGCCTAAAACTTTCGACTTTCGagttttcactttcattttctcAGCCTTCTCTAGTTCTGTCTAATGTAATGTAAACAGCTTCTAACTTGTTGTAAGTAACCAGTTACCAATCAAAGCCACTTTTTCTAGTCACAGAAAAACACAGCTGAAAGTTGAGAATCAAATCAACCTTTGTCTTCATTCGGAGTCAcgaaatttgttttctttaaatggAAACGGTTATTAAAAAATCTTGCTTTTTTTTCGGTGTCTGACTTTAATGTTACACTACACTAATATCACAGATAATAGGCGGGGATTACGAGGTGTGATATTAAGATAAGAAAGGAGAGACATAAACATTACTAACACTATCGCCGCTCGTGCGCTTTGGCAATCTTCATATCACAAAATACAGATCTCGAGGCATTTTCAGTTGTTCATTTGCAGCCATATTTGGTTGAGGAGCTTTCTCTTTAGCTTTTGGTGTGGATAAGGCCATGGTAGCTTGGGGGGGTTGATCATGCTGAATTTCGGCATTGTTTGACTTGACAATAACACGTAATCCTGGTATAGTCTCCACTTTGAACTAAGCTTGGACTTTGTTTCTGCTTTGTATTTGATGATATGAATATTCTATGATCTATATACACTATTGGGGTGTGTGGAATTGTTAATTAGTATTCTTTGAGTTGGGAGGTTTTGAACTTGCAAATAAACTGTTGTCATTTACTCATTGGTGGTTAGTTGGTTCCTTGTACCTAGGCCATGGTTTTAATCTGTGGCATTTAATATTCTACTGTAACTGGGGGGAGAAATTCGGTCCCTTGATTGGGAATTCCCAATTTTAGGGTCTTGAGAAGTAGTGAATTGATAGTTGGGAGAAAGGTTAGATCTTGAAGGTGAGATTTTCATGTGTAAGGTGGTTTGTTTCAAAACTAAGTGTGAGGTATGCTGGGCTATGATGATGACGATATCGATGTGTTCTTTGACTCAGTGGATAGTTTGTCAGCTCAAGATTCTGTTTTAGGCAAAGAAGGGTTTGATTCTGAAAGGTGTGGTTATGACGAAATTTGGGTGAAGGAGCCTGTTAGTGTGAAGGAGAGGAGGGAACGTTTTCTGCAGGGTTTGGGTTTAGCTGATGCTGCTTCCAAGGTTTGTTCACAAGAGAAAATGAGCTTTGATGATTCGTCCATCAGCTTGGGATTGGAGAGGATCAGGGAGTGCAGTGGGGCAATCTCAAATGCTTGCATTTTGCATACTGATCCAGTAGTATCTGAGAAGTTGATTCTCTCAGGAGGCAAAGCAGCTTCTGAAGAAAAAGTCTATTTGGATGAAGTGAAAGGGTGTTCCCAAGATGAAGCAGATGCAAACTTTCAAGGGAAAGTGCATGAGTTCTCTTCTACAGCTGAGGAGCACAGACCCAGAGAAGCTGATTCACAAGAAGAATTTCAGGATTTTAATATGAgtaaaagaaagaggaaaaactgGTGGAAGCGCTTTGTGAACATCAGGAAAGGCGGTGAAGGAAATGCAGGGACAAATAAAACTCGAAGAATAAAGGTGAGGCAGAATAAAAAGAGGTGGCTGGAGTTCAGTGGCCTATACCTTGGACAAGAGGTTAGAGCACACAAAGGCCTAATCTGGAAAATGAAATTTAGTCCCTGTGGTCAGTATTTAGCAAGTGGAGGTGAAGATGGTGTTGTTTGCATATGGCGTGTTACATCACTGGATAAGTCCAGTATTTGTTCCACCACAGAAGACAGTACTTCTAATAGTAAAGTGGAATGTGACAACTCTTCTCCTCGGAACAAACACTCAAGTCAACCCTTCATTTTCCTTCCAAATAGTATTTTTCAAATTGAGGAATCACCACTGCAAGAATTCTTTGGTCATTCCAGTGATGTCTTGGATTTGGCTTGGTCTAATTCAGATGTGAGTTTAACTAGCAGAAGCTTGTTATCCCCTCTCCCCCCTAATCATGCAATATGTTCAATTTGTTTTGCttgcaattttaattttccttgaagctgataaaaaaatattgttgcagATTCTCCTTTCATCTTCTATGGACAAGACTGTCCGCTTGTGGCAAATTGGTTGTAATCAATGTCTAAATGTTTTCCATCACAATGACTATGGTATGTATAACAGAACCATGCCTTTTGGCGCATATTGTTCTCAACCATAGTTTAATTAGTTGACAAAATTTAAAGCACATCTTTGTTTATGTTCATAATCATAATTTGAAACATTATAATATCTTTTCCCGTGAATGTAATTTATAATTGTGTCTTCACTTTTTAATGAAAGCAGTGACATGCATTCAGTTCAACCCTGTTGATGAAAATTACTTCATTAGTGGGTCCATTGATGGTAAGGTTCGAATATGGGGGATACGTGAAGAGCGAGTTATTGACTGGGCAGATATACGAGATGTCATAAGTGCTATAAGTTACCAGCAAGATGGGAAAGTATGCCATGACTTTTAACCCTGAATCTTTTCATGACTTTGGGTCTTCTTACATATTTTGAAACTGGAAATTCATGTCTATGAGATTGATGAACCATTGACTATTTACATATGCAGGGATTTGTAGTTGGTTCTGTTACAGGCACTTGTTGTTTTTATGTTGCTTCTGGTATGCACCTCTTGTTTAACAAATATCAATTACTATAGTCATGAACTCTCTTTTCAAACGATAAAATAGAGGGACATAAAATAGAAAGGACTGTCTAAATTGGATTTCTAATGATTTAGGAACATATTTCCAGCTTGAGGCACAGATAGATGTCCATGGAAAAAAGAAAGTGTCAGGCAACAAGATTACCGGCATTCAGGTTTCAATCTTTTAATTCTTAGCTACTAAAGTGCTATACTTTGTACTTTATCTATTAACATTATAACATCCTTGTTCCTTTGTAGTTCTCCCAAAAAAACAGTCAGAGAATAATGATCACATCAGAAGATtctaaaatttgtatatttgatgGCACTGAGCTTGTTCAGAAATACAAAGGTACACCACCACTTAGTGTTGAATCATTATTGGAAGAATAATAGGATAGGCTTCAATAGTTCTTCACCTTATCAatatttgttttgcattttccaaTAACTATTCTCTTTTGTTGGGATGGTGATCATTTCTGACGTTGTGAATTGTCATCTTAATTGAAACCATATAATTgacatgaataaaatattttatgttagcAAGTACTTTGTTGTTTGTTACCTTGGAATGATGGCAGGTTTTGTCATGTTTAAGAAATAACTTTTGGTAACTACCTAGGTGTAACATTTTTTATGAGCTGCATAATGAATCTTTGTTGTATCCCGAGGTTTTGTTGATTTATATTTGTTAGTTTAAAGGTCAGCAGCCTCTGTAATTCTGTTAATGtctgtttcaatttattttttatagctgTCACTTTAAACAGTTTGAAATATCATTGGTTGATTAGTTAAtagattaattttgaaaaattaaacccACACAGAGCTTCTTCCTCACATGggtggaattttattttattagaaagatTCACTCTGGTTTTAtccagtttattttttaaacctaTGCTATAGTTTCCTTGGGTGGCATCAGGATCTGCTTATTTGATAGGCTGACGTTAGGCAGAAGCAATTGTTTTGCAAATTGGGAGATATAGCGGCTCTATTTTTAATGCCTATCCCACAAATTTACTATGTTGGGAGGGGAGGAGAAGCTTTCCTCAGACTTTTGAAAGGTTTAGTTACTCAACTTTGATAAATTTGTAGTTGaagttctttttcctttttgtctcTTAGGACTAATCACGTTAATATTGTAGAttcttacatatataaaaatggaaGTACCTCAAATAATCATGATGCTGGTTATATTTGTTTCCACTGTGTATGCTTAATGGTtggttttcattaaaaattctAAGCCAGTTAGTCTTACTACTTGTAACAGGTCTTCCTAAGTCAGGAAGTCAGATGTCTGGTTCATTTACATCAAGTGGAAAAAATATAATCTCAGTTGGAGAGGACTCCCATGTATATATTTGGAACTTTGATGACATGGGAAATGCTTCTTCGAAACAGACGAAATCTGAACGCTCCTGTGAGTACTTTTTCTCTAAAGGTGTTACTGTTGCAATACCTTGGTCAGGAATGAAAGCAGATCAAAGGGACTCTAGTGGTAATTATTCCCACCGTTCTTCAGAAATGCCAACCCAACAGCTAGAGGTTGCCCCTGAGACTAGAGATCACGAACTTTTTTCTCTTGGTAATTGGTTCACCACTGATGGCTCGTGTCGAGGTTCTATGACTTGGCCTGAGGAGAAACTTCCTAGCTGGGATT contains:
- the LOC100806747 gene encoding uncharacterized protein isoform X1; protein product: MLGYDDDDIDVFFDSVDSLSAQDSVLGKEGFDSERCGYDEIWVKEPVSVKERRERFLQGLGLADAASKVCSQEKMSFDDSSISLGLERIRECSGAISNACILHTDPVVSEKLILSGGKAASEEKVYLDEVKGCSQDEADANFQGKVHEFSSTAEEHRPREADSQEEFQDFNMSKRKRKNWWKRFVNIRKGGEGNAGTNKTRRIKVRQNKKRWLEFSGLYLGQEVRAHKGLIWKMKFSPCGQYLASGGEDGVVCIWRVTSLDKSSICSTTEDSTSNSKVECDNSSPRNKHSSQPFIFLPNSIFQIEESPLQEFFGHSSDVLDLAWSNSDILLSSSMDKTVRLWQIGCNQCLNVFHHNDYAVTCIQFNPVDENYFISGSIDGKVRIWGIREERVIDWADIRDVISAISYQQDGKGFVVGSVTGTCCFYVASGTYFQLEAQIDVHGKKKVSGNKITGIQFSQKNSQRIMITSEDSKICIFDGTELVQKYKGLPKSGSQMSGSFTSSGKNIISVGEDSHVYIWNFDDMGNASSKQTKSERSCEYFFSKGVTVAIPWSGMKADQRDSSGNYSHRSSEMPTQQLEVAPETRDHELFSLGNWFTTDGSCRGSMTWPEEKLPSWDLPIAEEDQQLSHKDNCHDRSVSETWGLSIVAAGCDGTIKTFHNFGLPVRL
- the LOC100806747 gene encoding WD repeat-containing protein 44 isoform X3, with the protein product MSFDDSSISLGLERIRECSGAISNACILHTDPVVSEKLILSGGKAASEEKVYLDEVKGCSQDEADANFQGKVHEFSSTAEEHRPREADSQEEFQDFNMSKRKRKNWWKRFVNIRKGGEGNAGTNKTRRIKVRQNKKRWLEFSGLYLGQEVRAHKGLIWKMKFSPCGQYLASGGEDGVVCIWRVTSLDKSSICSTTEDSTSNSKVECDNSSPRNKHSSQPFIFLPNSIFQIEESPLQEFFGHSSDVLDLAWSNSDILLSSSMDKTVRLWQIGCNQCLNVFHHNDYAVTCIQFNPVDENYFISGSIDGKVRIWGIREERVIDWADIRDVISAISYQQDGKGFVVGSVTGTCCFYVASGTYFQLEAQIDVHGKKKVSGNKITGIQFSQKNSQRIMITSEDSKICIFDGTELVQKYKGLPKSGSQMSGSFTSSGKNIISVGEDSHVYIWNFDDMGNASSKQTKSERSCEYFFSKGVTVAIPWSGMKADQRDSSGNYSHRSSEMPTQQLEVAPETRDHELFSLGNWFTTDGSCRGSMTWPEEKLPSWDLPIAEEDQQLSHKDNCHDRSVSETWGLSIVAAGCDGTIKTFHNFGLPVRL
- the LOC100806747 gene encoding uncharacterized protein isoform X2 yields the protein MLGYDDDDIDVFFDSVDSLSAQDSVLGKEGFDSERCGYDEIWVKEPVSVKERRERFLQGLGLADAASKVCSQEKMSFDDSSISLGLERIRECSGAISNACILHTDPVVSEKLILSGGKAASEEKVYLDEVKGCSQDEADANFQGKVHEFSSTAEEHRPREADSQEEFQDFNMSKRKRKNWWKRFVNIRKGGEGNAGTNKTRRIKVRQNKKRWLEFSGLYLGQEVRAHKGLIWKMKFSPCGQYLASGGEDGVVCIWRVTSLDKSSICSTTEDSTSNSKVECDNSSPRNKHSSQPFIFLPNSIFQIEESPLQEFFGHSSDVLDLAWSNSDILLSSSMDKTVRLWQIGCNQCLNVFHHNDYVTCIQFNPVDENYFISGSIDGKVRIWGIREERVIDWADIRDVISAISYQQDGKGFVVGSVTGTCCFYVASGTYFQLEAQIDVHGKKKVSGNKITGIQFSQKNSQRIMITSEDSKICIFDGTELVQKYKGLPKSGSQMSGSFTSSGKNIISVGEDSHVYIWNFDDMGNASSKQTKSERSCEYFFSKGVTVAIPWSGMKADQRDSSGNYSHRSSEMPTQQLEVAPETRDHELFSLGNWFTTDGSCRGSMTWPEEKLPSWDLPIAEEDQQLSHKDNCHDRSVSETWGLSIVAAGCDGTIKTFHNFGLPVRL
- the LOC100806747 gene encoding WD repeat-containing protein 44 isoform X4 — its product is MSFDDSSISLGLERIRECSGAISNACILHTDPVVSEKLILSGGKAASEEKVYLDEVKGCSQDEADANFQGKVHEFSSTAEEHRPREADSQEEFQDFNMSKRKRKNWWKRFVNIRKGGEGNAGTNKTRRIKVRQNKKRWLEFSGLYLGQEVRAHKGLIWKMKFSPCGQYLASGGEDGVVCIWRVTSLDKSSICSTTEDSTSNSKVECDNSSPRNKHSSQPFIFLPNSIFQIEESPLQEFFGHSSDVLDLAWSNSDILLSSSMDKTVRLWQIGCNQCLNVFHHNDYVTCIQFNPVDENYFISGSIDGKVRIWGIREERVIDWADIRDVISAISYQQDGKGFVVGSVTGTCCFYVASGTYFQLEAQIDVHGKKKVSGNKITGIQFSQKNSQRIMITSEDSKICIFDGTELVQKYKGLPKSGSQMSGSFTSSGKNIISVGEDSHVYIWNFDDMGNASSKQTKSERSCEYFFSKGVTVAIPWSGMKADQRDSSGNYSHRSSEMPTQQLEVAPETRDHELFSLGNWFTTDGSCRGSMTWPEEKLPSWDLPIAEEDQQLSHKDNCHDRSVSETWGLSIVAAGCDGTIKTFHNFGLPVRL